The Cricetulus griseus strain 17A/GY unplaced genomic scaffold, alternate assembly CriGri-PICRH-1.0 unplaced_scaffold_99, whole genome shotgun sequence region TATTTGATTTTCTTGGGGTGCAGGTTGTTGGTGTGGCCACCCTTCTTCTCAAGGAAATTGACCACACAGAGGTGCAGGTGTGGGCAGCAGAGCATGGCCTTGTCATACTTGTCCTTCTGGAGAGACTGGCAAAGGGATGGCTCTATGATGCTACCATACAGGTGCAGCACCAGGTTCAGGGTGGGAATCTTTCTGGCCTTTGCCATTGGCCTGGATTTAGCCATCCTCTGTCATTAAATCCCAGTCACTGGTGGTCAGGTGAGATCCCTTCCTTGTCTTGGGTCTTGGTCTTGACATTGTCCATGAAGTCACTGGGCTGGACCTCAAGGGTGATAGTCTTGCCCTGAAGGAACTTGTTGAATATCTCCATGTTTGTGTCTGTTCCACCACCTAgttgaagagaaatagagttcagtaaaaatatagtttattttcctttattggtGGAGTAAGAGAATGATGGCAGGGCCTCTGGGATTCTAAGCACACACTCCTCCCTTGAGACACACCCACTTTATCTTGCAACGTTCAATTTCTGATCTCACTTCAAATTTATTTCATCTGCTATCTTTTTCTTAGGCTTATGCTTATGGGTTTAATGATTATTGTTGCTgatttgaaacaggttctctcgggggagccctggctctcctggagctgGTTATGCAGAGCATGTTGGGCTGGaactctctgcttcccaattaTTTGGGTTAACGTGGTGGGCCACCACCGGACCatggtttaaatttttttcaattgcTTGAAAATATCATATCATTATGTATTATGATTTGATGGTTCacctcccaccccctctctctccctctcttactGGTTCCGTCCTCACTGATCtgattttcttttgattcttcTGTGATCTGCTGGTTGTTGAAAATCCACTGCCCCGTCTTACACTTAACGAAAGTGtattcccttcctcccatgtAGTTCAATCTGTGCTTCCCAAATGATTGGACATAGTACCCAGGCCACActgttaaagaaaactgactgtccctCTCCCAGTAGGCATCAGATGCCATCTGTTCTTCATCTGTGGTGGGACACTCTGCCCATCTCCGTTTGTTCTACACTGGGCTCCCATGAGGATTGTAGATGTCACCACAACCACTGTGAGCTCAGATGTGAGACTGTCCTGCAGTGCCCAGAAAAGTGTTCCTTGTCATTCTCTATCACCCCTGGGTCTCAACAACTCTCAACCTTCTCTTTAGCAATGACCCCATTCAATAAATGTGTCCCATGGGGGAAATTCTCTAAGTTAGCATCCCTTCAAAGGGTGAGTTCAGGGCACACACATGTCCTGTTTGTCACATGGAAAATGAGATGGAGGACActgagtatttcccacttttgttACTGATCCAAAAGTCATCCTTACATTCCCTTTTGTATCAATGTCAATATGAATAATTATCATCTTCTAAGTCAGTCTCTGTTTGTCCTTTACTGAATCAGAAAactgctcagttggtagagtgcttgtgtgACTTTCTTAGATGTCTGGGTTTGACCCCCAGTGCTGCATTAATCTGATGGAATGGCTCAAGTCTGACTTCATCACTCAGGAGAGTATTGGGAGTTTAAGAGAATTCATATTAAGCAATGAGTTTGGAGTTATCCTAGGCTATATCAGGCCCTACCTCATAAATTCATGCTATATCAGGCCCTCtttcataaaaggaaataaaaagctcCCTAGAGTATGTCCTGACCGTGATACATACATTTTATGCATGTAATTAACTTCAAAGAAATAATGAGAATATATTTACTATAGAGCTCCCTGATGTGGATATGTCCCAAGTATTTCATCATATCCATTTCTAAGGGGATATTCCTATCCCAACTCTTCTGTGTTTTGCTCCGTTGTGAATTGTCATGGCCAGTGTGTCCCATGGCTATAGTGTCTCTTTCATTGTGAAATTATGAGCAGCTCTTTGTCCTCAGTATCAGTGATGGGCATTTCATTTGAACCAGTCAGGGTTGCTTTGAGTGCTCTGAGCTAATTCACATCAACCTCCCACGAGCGCCACTGTCAGTGGGAACAGGTGCTGCCCCCTCCTGCTTGTGTAGGGGAAGTTACCAAAGAGTATTGTTGCTGGCTTGTGTTTGCACTTGGGGTTTGAGCTGCCTCTAGTGAttgctacattttattttgaacatcCTCTATTTGAAGTATGTGTATCTTGTCTTAATTCTCCCTCAAGTGTTGAAACCTATGCAAAACTTTGTTGGGAAAACTCAGAAAAGTGTGAAGTCCTGTGACTTAGAATTGCTTTGCAATTTGTCTTCTTTAGGGAGATTCAGATACAAGGATTTGGTACGTGAAAATGACTAAATAAGATGTAAAAtgtataacaataaaatgacttttgTGAAGCAAATTAAATTAACTACAGACTGGTTTGCCTGCTGTTGCAAAAGCCAAAATTCACTCTGGAATGACtctgttatttgttgttgttttgttttgtttttttctcgaAACAGTGCAAAACTGAACACCTACATTTGACATGGTTGGATGAGTTCCATGTGGTGAACTTACTTCAGATGACTGATAGTCACACATGGCATCTCATCAGTGTTCTCTGACATAGGTGGGTTAGATGCAGAATTCCAGAGGAGGCACCACATTTGCTGGTGGGTAAGAACCATCCAGGATGTAGGGTCATGATTCTTCTCCAAGCTTGCCCCATGGCCTCCGCCCATGGCACTCTAAGTCACCACAATGGCTGACCACAAAGCCTGATGGACTCTGCTGTgttagttctttttattttttctttcagattaatttattcattgtgtatacagtgctctgcccgAAGGCCAGAATatggcaccaaatctcattacagatggttgtgagccacaatgctgtggctggtgattgaactcaggacctctggaagagcagtcagtgatcttaacatctgagccatctctcccgtcCTGCTGTGTTAGTTCTTTAACCCTGTGTGTCCATTAGTATTCGCCCAGCAGAGGGCGGCTACTGTTGCTTTTCACAAACAGTTCATGGTGGAATGAAGGGGAGTCTCTGTCTTGGATCCACCTCAGTATTGGGCAGAACCTGAGGAGCTGAATCTTGAGTGTAGGATCTATGTCTGTGTGACTCCTGATGCAGTCACACCGTGTCtagtgtgtttctgttttcaggagtgagtgagtgatttcctcttctttttcaagTAGATTCAGATCTTTATTACCTACTTTTGATTAAATCCTTTTCCATTTGAGGTATCACATTTCCCATCATGTATTCCCCTATGATGGAAGCCTAAACACCCACACtctaccacacatgcacactcaaacAAATACATAAGTTTGAAGGGTTAAATATATAATCTAACCTTGAATTCTGCCCTAAGGTCATGTTGATAGGGTCTATCTTTCCATCCACACGCTAAGATGTGTTTGTTTCCTGATAATATAGTTCAGGATTTTTAGTCTATCCCTAGATGATAGAAATTTTCCACCAAACTTCATGATGAAATGATCAGGGCCCTGTACCGTTCTAAAGAATCCATCAGGCCTGGCTGCCCTGACTGAGAAATCTTTATAGAGAGCTGTGTGAGAAAAAGAAGGGAGTTCAAATTGAGTCCAACATTTTCTTAGCTGAAATATCACATTGGTCTGCCTCTAAGGACTTGTGTATCTGTGTCTTTAATACTGGCCAATTACATCCCTCTGATGTCTAAGCTTTCTCTTTCCAGGCCTCCAGCACTTACTATGGTCTTATCCTTCTAAAATAGTCCAGTGGCTCCCGTGTCATGCACAGGCTTCTGACTAGACCAGCTGGGCTCGTCTTCTATGACAGAAATTAGCAGTTAACTGGGAAACAAGAGAGGGCTGTGAGCACAATGCCATTTTACTGCCCcccaaaacagcagcccacagagcTCAAGGAGATGTCACACTAGGAGAACACAGTGTAAACTTCAGTCCAGAGAACACCTTGGGATATCAGTTTTCCATCCTTACATATCTAACAGACACGGGACAGTCAGGTTCtcgaaagttctaggacagatcaTTTCTAGCCCGGTATTGATGAATTCCTCTCTGGGCAGCCCTCCTGTGAAGATGGGCAGTGTGTTCATTCTTATCCGACATCAGCCCTCTACATCCTCTGATACAGGTCTCCACTTAGCTCACACTCTGACATAAGAAAGCTCAGTTCCATCAGTTACAttccctctgtggctctcttaGTACACAGCTTTTGCAAAGACATTTAGGACTTGAAATAATTGCTTGAGGGTTGGGACTTCTCACCTTTGACCAGCAGCTGCTGAGTGTTACTGGTCATTGACCACCCCTGTGATTTTCTTCTTGCAAGAATTGGAACATCTCAAAACATTCTGTGTCTAAAGTTCGGGGTGTGAGAACACTCATGATGTGTTCTCCTTTCTTGGATGGAATGAAGCTTACAAGACTGTGCAGTGGCCAACACTGGAGGGTCATGGCCCCTTCTAGGTCACCAATTGTCTGTCCATGGCTGACAGGCATAGATTACCTTAGAGTTGTAGAAAGAGACAGCATCACCCAGGGATGGAGTGTGATACTGACTCCTGAGAACAGGACCCTTTCTCTCATGGGGGCAAAATGGTGATGGGACCACTGACTGTCCTTTCCTTCGTGAGCTACAGGTATCACCCTCCTGGAGGTGACAGTACTTCTTTGATGGAAACACTGATATAGACCTGTGCAATAATCTCTCATGGGAAGAATTGTTTACCTTGTCTTCCCCCAAAACACTGAATATCCTGCTCTATGCCTGTGAGCTCCAGAGTGCCCAGACACCAGAGGTTCATGGATTCCGCACAGGGTGTCAGAGTATGTGTGGAGCAGGTTGAATGATTTGCTTGCAGGATTGTCTGTCTTGAAATCAGAGGCTGAGTCGTAGGACATTCTCCAATCACACTCTCTATCTCAAGTTTCCTCAGAACCACCCTTCTATACAACTTCCATGTGAGGTTTGCTCTCACACAGCAAATCCTCACAGTGCAAAAACTGTATCAAGGACTGAAGAGTTGCCTCAAAGTTTAAGAgctttggctgctcttccagaggatagtGTTTTGTTTCCAATACCCACGTAATGGATCATCCATAACAAcaattccaggagatcagatGCCCAAGTCTGACCTCTACAGATACCAGGGTAGACATTCATTAAGGTAATACACCAATATACATAATATGaaacaaattgttttaaaaaaaatcttctcaaGCATATCCCTAACAGATATGCCCATCTCATTTTTCCTTATTCAATTTTAGACCCAGACAAATTATTAACCAAATTGACCCATCACAAGTGGCCTCTATATTCTCAtgacaattttcaaattttgatttttaattattggTGCCTCAATGAAAGCTTTCTCTGAAGGTATCATAGTTAATAGGAGAGAGTCAAATAACAAATATGTTCAGCAAAAATTTCGCAGTTTTATTGGGCAACaagaaatggtttaataaatCACAGCAGCATGTCACATCACACTGGCTCTAAGTTGTATCAACCACATTAGCTTCCTAAGTAACAGCTGTCACATAAGAAGCCATCCTCCCAATAGTGGGCCCTGAGTTCCCTTCTGGAATGAGACAAAAAACTTGGCTAGGGACCCAAGAAAACAGAAGATATAATGTGCCCTTAGTATATTATTAAAATGATGTAAGTTTAGCAAATACACAGGGCTTTCTATGCAATTATGTAAGGCCAATGTGATCTAAATTAATACCCTAAAATGTATCTGTTTCAAGGGGCACAGTCCAGGCCTCACAACAGCTGAGAATTAGGCATTAAGCTGTCCATTCTGAGCAATGTTTATAGTCTCACTGTCTTTGGGATTTTATTGCAATTTGGGAGGCAGGAGCCATGTTGGTTCTATTCCTTGAGTGTAAGGAAaagtctctacacacacacatgtatatctcCATGAGGGTCAGTGAGGGCTGAGCCTCTTTCCTGAAGCAGTTGAGCTGTCCTGATCCTGGGTCTCCCAATGAAACATTGAGATTATCTTTATATCATTGGTGTGCCATGTGAAGGTGAAATTTCCTGAAGAAAGATTTTTACAacatattttgctatttttagtttttcatccTTAAAAACAATCTCCAGAGATTCTAATGTCCTACAGGGTAGTGCGTGTAAAATGGACAATGACAACCAGGGAAGAATTTTCAATGAAATGTATAGATTGAGAATTAGAGAGGATTGTGTACCATTGGATTTCAAG contains the following coding sequences:
- the LOC118239831 gene encoding ubiquitin-60S ribosomal protein L40-like encodes the protein MEIFNKFLQGKTITLEVQPSDFMDNVKTKTQDKEGISPDHHIIEPSLCQSLQKDKYDKAMLCCPHLHLCVVNFLEKKGGHTNNLHPKKIK